In a single window of the Oryctolagus cuniculus chromosome 2, mOryCun1.1, whole genome shotgun sequence genome:
- the ADRA2B gene encoding alpha-2B adrenergic receptor — MDHQEPYSVQATAAIAAVITFLILFTIFGNALVILAVLTSRSLRAPQNLFLVSLAAADILVATLIIPFSLANELLGYWYFRRTWCEVYLALDVLFCTSSIVHLCAISLDRYWAVSRALEYNCKRTPRRIKCIILTVWLIAAAISLPPLIYKGDQGPQPHGRPQCKLNQEAWYILSSSLGSFFVPCLIMILVYLRIYLIAKRSHRRGPRAKGGPGEGESRQACPVPGGPSASAKLPTLATPVASASEANGPSKPAGEKEEGETPEDPGTQALPPGWATLPNSGQGQKEGVSGASLEEEAEEEEEEEEDEPQAVPVSPASVGSPPLQQPQGSRVLATLRGQVLVGRGVGAVSGQWWRRRAQLSREKRFTFVLAVVIGVFVLCWFPFFFSYSLSAICPQQCRVPHGLFQFFFWIGYCNSSLNPVIYTIFNQDFRRAFRRILCRQWTQTAW, encoded by the coding sequence ATGGACCATCAGGAGCCTTACTCCgtgcaggccacggcggccattgcggCGGTCATCACCTTCCTCATCCTCTTCACCATCTTCGGCAACGCTCTGGTCATCCTGGCTGTGTTGACCAGCCGCTCGCTGCGTGCCCCGCAAAACCTGTTCCTGGTGTCGCTGGCCGCGGCCGACATCCTGGTGGCCACGCTCATCATCCCCTTCTCGCTGGCCAACGAGCTGCTGGGCTACTGGTACTTCCGGCGCACGTGGTGCGAGGTGTACCTGGCACTCGATGTGCTCTTCTGCACGTCGTCCATCGTGCACCTGTGCGCCATCAGCCTGGACCGCTACTGGGCCGTGAGCCGGGCTTTGGAGTACAACTGCAAGCGCACCCCGCGGCGGATCAAGTGTATCATCCTCACCGTGTGGCTCATCGCCGCCGCCATCTCGCTGCCCCCCCTCATCTACAAGGGCGaccagggcccccagccccacgGGCGCCCGCAGTGCAAGCTCAACCAAGAGGCCTGGTACATCTTGTCCTCCAGCTTGGGCTCCTTCTTTGTGCCCTGTCTCATCATGATCCTCGTCTACCTGCGTATCTACCTGATCGCCAAACGCAGCCACCGCAGAGGTCCCAGAGCCAAGGGGGGTCCCGGGGAGGGAGAGTCCAGGCAGGCCTGCCCTGTCCCTGGGGGCCCTTCTGCCTCTGCCAAGCTGCCAACCCTGGCCACTCCTGTGGCTTCTGCCAGCGAGGCCAATGGACCCTCCAAGCCTgctggggagaaggaggaaggggagaccCCCGAAGACCCTGGCACCCAGGCCTTGCCGCCCGGCTGGGCCACCCTTCCCAACTCAGGCCAGGGCCAGAAAGAGGGTGTTTCGGGCGCATCTCTGGAGGAAGAagctgaagaggaggaggaggaggaggaggacgagccTCAGGCAGTGCCAGTGTCTCCTGCCTCAGTGGGCAGCCCACCCTTGCAGCAGCCGCAGGGCTCCCGGGTGCTGGCCACCCTCCGTGGCCAGGTGCTCGTGGGCCGGGGCGTGGGTGCCGTGAGCGGGCAGTGGTGGCGTCGCCGGGCGCAGCTGAGCCGGGAGAAGCGTTTCACCTTCGTGCTGGCCGTGGTCATCGGCGTCTTTGTGCTCTGCTGGTTCCCCTTTTTCTTCAGCTACAGCCTGAGTGCCATCTGCCCGCAGCAGTGCCGGGTGCCCCACGgcctcttccagttcttcttCTGGATCGGGTACTGCAACAGCTCCCTGAACCCCGTCATCTACACCATCTTCAACCAGGACTTCCGCCGCGCCTTCCGGAGGATCCTTTGCCGCCAGTGGACCCAGACAGCCTGGTGA